A single genomic interval of Nostoc commune NIES-4072 harbors:
- a CDS encoding oligosaccharide flippase family protein: MIVNRLAQSITAFVLTAAIARNLGAEAIGQYLLAYSYYFIFVGIASQGLKILFTRELAREPQKTSVYLMSGTCLQLIFSLLSYGALVVVVFLLPYSSKTSNLCYIMGLTIIPFALSNVTEAIFQAKEKMHLIAIATVPVYVLRLIIMIWAMHLKYGIESLGGILFCSETLILIIEWIIITQLVKIQWQIDKDFVWNTIKISRTFFAIEAIAVISSRIEILILSLLGNEFLVGLFGAILQLLQPFLIIANSITVAMFPRLSKVVDQGRQKQQKITESFIEILLTMGLPLFLGLLFFGKDLLVFIYDSSFAQGSLALSISAMSLLLLPFTRTLCSLLVANHFERVNLRELVITTTLGGLGGVVLVSRYQLVGAGIMVLLMTILAFSQYLYFTYTLLFPLNLWRVIRRPVMISTLMLVVFLILKKINLDFLSTLISAISFYTLFVIFLSIHALGGINILKEKFLNIRTKF, translated from the coding sequence ATGATAGTCAATCGGCTAGCGCAAAGCATAACAGCTTTTGTATTAACCGCTGCTATTGCTCGTAATCTAGGAGCTGAAGCTATAGGCCAGTATCTACTAGCCTATAGCTACTACTTTATTTTTGTAGGCATTGCTTCACAGGGACTAAAGATATTATTTACAAGAGAACTAGCCCGTGAACCACAAAAAACATCAGTTTATTTGATGAGTGGTACCTGCTTGCAGTTAATATTTAGTTTGCTCAGTTATGGGGCATTGGTGGTTGTAGTATTTTTACTTCCCTATAGTTCCAAAACCTCAAATCTTTGCTACATAATGGGCTTAACAATAATTCCCTTTGCACTTTCCAACGTAACAGAGGCAATTTTTCAAGCTAAAGAAAAGATGCATTTGATTGCCATTGCTACAGTCCCAGTATATGTACTACGTCTAATAATAATGATTTGGGCGATGCACCTGAAGTATGGAATTGAAAGTCTGGGAGGGATACTATTTTGTTCTGAAACATTAATTCTCATAATTGAATGGATTATAATCACGCAATTAGTCAAAATACAATGGCAGATTGATAAAGATTTTGTATGGAATACAATCAAAATCTCACGGACATTTTTTGCTATTGAAGCAATAGCTGTAATCAGTAGTAGAATTGAAATTTTGATTCTTTCATTGTTAGGAAATGAATTTTTAGTAGGTCTTTTCGGTGCAATTTTACAATTACTACAACCATTTTTAATTATTGCCAATAGTATAACTGTAGCAATGTTTCCGAGGCTGTCAAAAGTAGTAGATCAAGGACGGCAAAAGCAGCAGAAAATCACTGAAAGCTTTATTGAAATATTACTAACGATGGGATTACCCTTATTCCTTGGATTGTTATTTTTTGGGAAAGATTTACTGGTTTTTATTTATGATTCTAGCTTTGCTCAAGGAAGTTTAGCTCTTAGTATAAGCGCTATGTCACTGCTTTTGTTGCCTTTCACGCGCACACTTTGCTCTCTACTTGTAGCCAACCATTTTGAGAGAGTGAACCTGCGTGAACTAGTTATTACAACTACATTAGGAGGTTTAGGAGGTGTAGTATTAGTTTCACGATATCAGTTAGTAGGTGCAGGTATAATGGTACTGCTAATGACTATTCTTGCCTTTAGCCAGTATCTTTACTTCACTTATACTCTCCTATTTCCATTAAATTTATGGCGAGTTATTCGTCGTCCTGTGATGATAAGCACTTTGATGCTAGTTGTATTCTTAATTTTAAAAAAAATCAATTTAGACTTTTTATCCACTCTGATTAGTGCAATTTCTTTCTATACTTTATTCGTTATTTTTCTGAGTATTCATGCTTTAGGCGGAATTAATATACTAAAGGAAAAATTTTTAAATATAAGGACGAAGTTTTAA
- a CDS encoding amino acid adenylation domain-containing protein, with translation MQRNSQTPEYKQNIPLNTLTHIIGTQVLEACNNTQVVNHDLCIHQMFEMQVERSPQAIAVAFEDIQLTYQQLNKRANQLAHYLRTLGVGSEVLVGICIERSLEMIVGILGILKAGGAYVPLDPAYPPERLAFILSDTQASVLLTQEKLVKNLPPHQAQVVCLDSNWQGNIQNSQENPVNQTTLDNLIYVIYTSGSTGQPKGVMIPHRGICNQLYWRQTNFKLTPADKVLLTISFSFDPSVWQIFWPLCFGGQLILARPGGQQDTAYLVKVIIEQQITVLALVPSILRVLLEEKGIENCRFLKHITCGGEALPSELIERFFAQLNLDNVFHNCYGPTEASIDATFWTCQRGNNYTIAPIGRPIANAEIFILNENLQPVPVGESGELHIGGIGLARGYLNRPELTTEKFIFNPFSSEVGARLYKTGDLARFLPDGNIEFLGRIDYQVKIRGFRIELGEIEAILGQHPALTQTLVIAREDIPGDKQLVAYIVANPEQIPSQIELRRFLQGRLPEYMVPGCFVFLDNLPLNPNGKIDRRALPAPHISDLVSTNFVPPQNATEEVLASIWVKVLRLEQVGIHDNFFELGGHSLLATQVMSRVRQAFQIEMPLQILFENPTIASLAQAIAQTQTQENDPQNQTIPLIANRESIPLSFAQQRVWFLEQLEPNSPAYIISNALRLTGEFRASILQQALNAIVIHHESLRTNFITSPDGSPIQVIGKPRPVELKVIKVTQEQIQSLLNQEAKRPFNLESDLMLRACLLQIDEQEQILLLVMHHIASDGWSMGILWQQLASLYEALLSGKPSPLAKLPIQYADFAVWQHQWLSGEVLSSQINYWKTQLAGANTVLELPTDRPRPPVQTYQGAAQSLVLPQTLSSSLIELSRQEGVTLFMTLLAAFGTILHRYSGQEDILIGSPIAGRNRSEIEGLIGFFINTVVLRTDFSGNPSFRSVLSRVRQMALGAYAHQDMPFEKLVEELQPERDTSRNPLFQVWFNMLNLKDIQLELPGVAIEPVSMLETASKFDLTLYVTEKNQGIQLDLVYNTDLFASERMMEMLNQFHHLLEQIVAATDSQISLYSLVTPKARTLLPEPRVVLPEPRYELVTTMFTSWVNRTPEHSALRQGSRTWNYGELGKSAQALARVILSHGVQRGDVVAVFGTRSFGLIASMNAVLLSGGVLLTLDPKLPSDRHLLMLKEAKAKYILYIESQRSEDKEIYNFLTIISVNPDTGEAINSPQDSSKELNLPEITGDDPAYIFFTSGTTGIPKGVLGCHKGLAHFLNWQRQTFEIGQQDRVAQLTGLSFDVVLRDIFLPLTSGATLCLPEEGDNLEPTKILNYLEHEQISVLHTVPSLAQSWLANVPSGVYLRNLRWLFLAGEPLKETLVYRWRDAFPESGEIVNLYGPTETTLAKCYYKIPVECTPGIQPVGLPLPETQALVLTPNNQLCGIGEPGEIVIRTPFRTLGYINAQDENRSRFVKNLFRNDEQDWIYYTGDRGCYRPDGSLAILGRRDHQVKIRGIRIELGEIETVLAQHPHVLQTVVIAREDVPGDQRLVAYIIPNQDWASTISDIRSFLLTKLPQYMLPSAFVLLSTMPLTPNGKVNRRALPAPDLSRQESEATFVAPRNEVERQLTEIWEQTLGVQPIGVKDNFFELGGHSILAVKLFWQIEKTFHKNLPLAILFQSGTVEALAQIICQDDLAANKTLVNTLDESRTTWSSLVEIQPNGSKPPFFCIHGLGGEVLCFRELAQHLGPEQPFYGLQPQGLDGKHAFHTRVEDMATHYIQEIQTLQPNGPYFLGGYSFGGVVAFEMARQLREQGEQVGILVMLDSCRPGYSWRASFLKRVFLHLNNIVQQGPAYLWQRVVRWSYWRKSLLQNTYDRYLEVALDIPVSDKHLKIIDANTQAVSEYTFPVYPGRVILLRTEDQNRDEAIGTQYDPQFGWGEVVAGGLDIHYVPGSHLGLLNEPHVQLLAETLRNCLIQAQSPKN, from the coding sequence ATGCAGAGAAATAGCCAGACTCCAGAGTATAAACAAAATATTCCGTTAAATACCTTAACTCACATTATTGGCACTCAAGTTTTAGAGGCATGTAATAACACTCAAGTAGTTAATCACGATCTGTGCATCCATCAGATGTTTGAGATGCAAGTAGAGCGATCGCCTCAAGCAATTGCTGTAGCATTTGAAGATATACAACTTACTTATCAACAGTTAAATAAGCGGGCGAATCAACTAGCGCATTACCTACGTACTTTGGGAGTTGGGTCTGAAGTGCTTGTGGGAATTTGCATTGAGCGCTCCTTGGAGATGATCGTAGGAATACTGGGTATTCTCAAAGCTGGAGGCGCTTATGTGCCTTTAGATCCGGCATATCCCCCAGAGCGTTTAGCCTTCATCTTGTCAGATACCCAGGCATCAGTGTTGTTAACGCAAGAAAAATTGGTTAAGAACCTACCACCGCATCAGGCGCAAGTGGTTTGTCTAGACTCAAACTGGCAAGGTAACATCCAAAACAGTCAAGAAAATCCTGTAAATCAAACAACGCTTGATAACCTGATCTATGTAATCTACACATCTGGTTCTACAGGACAACCTAAAGGGGTAATGATACCTCATCGTGGTATATGCAATCAACTATATTGGCGGCAAACAAACTTTAAATTAACTCCAGCAGATAAAGTTTTACTGACTATCTCTTTTAGCTTCGACCCCTCAGTGTGGCAGATATTCTGGCCATTGTGCTTTGGGGGGCAATTGATCCTGGCTCGTCCTGGTGGACAGCAAGATACTGCTTACCTAGTGAAGGTGATTATTGAGCAGCAAATCACTGTCTTGGCCTTAGTACCTTCTATACTACGTGTTTTACTAGAAGAGAAGGGAATTGAGAATTGTCGATTTCTTAAGCATATTACCTGCGGTGGTGAAGCTTTACCTAGCGAACTCATAGAGCGCTTTTTTGCCCAACTGAATTTGGATAATGTTTTCCATAATTGCTATGGCCCGACAGAAGCTTCCATTGATGCCACTTTCTGGACTTGTCAGCGCGGCAATAATTATACCATTGCTCCTATTGGTCGCCCCATTGCTAATGCAGAGATTTTCATCCTTAATGAAAATTTGCAGCCTGTGCCTGTTGGTGAATCAGGTGAACTGCACATTGGCGGGATTGGTTTAGCGCGAGGCTATCTAAACCGTCCAGAATTAACCACAGAGAAGTTCATTTTCAACCCTTTTAGCTCTGAAGTTGGGGCACGTCTTTACAAAACTGGGGATTTGGCACGTTTTCTACCAGACGGTAATATCGAGTTCCTTGGTCGTATTGACTACCAAGTGAAAATTCGTGGCTTCCGAATTGAATTGGGAGAAATTGAAGCGATATTAGGTCAACATCCGGCACTGACACAGACTTTAGTCATAGCTAGAGAGGATATTCCTGGTGACAAGCAACTCGTAGCGTATATTGTTGCCAACCCAGAGCAAATTCCTAGTCAGATTGAATTACGTCGCTTTTTGCAAGGTCGGTTGCCTGAATATATGGTGCCTGGATGCTTTGTATTTTTGGACAACCTGCCATTAAACCCCAACGGCAAAATAGACCGCCGCGCTTTACCTGCACCGCATATATCTGACCTTGTGTCAACTAACTTTGTCCCACCACAGAATGCTACAGAAGAAGTCTTAGCTAGCATCTGGGTAAAAGTTTTGCGTTTGGAACAAGTAGGCATTCACGACAATTTTTTTGAATTGGGAGGCCATTCACTGCTGGCGACGCAAGTCATGTCTAGGGTTCGCCAAGCCTTTCAGATAGAAATGCCGTTGCAAATCCTATTTGAGAATCCAACGATCGCTAGTTTAGCTCAAGCAATAGCTCAAACCCAGACTCAAGAAAATGATCCTCAAAACCAGACTATTCCTCTAATAGCCAACCGCGAGTCAATTCCTTTATCCTTTGCCCAGCAGCGAGTGTGGTTTTTGGAGCAGTTGGAACCTAACAGCCCAGCTTATATCATCTCCAATGCACTGCGCTTAACGGGCGAGTTCAGGGCGAGTATATTGCAACAGGCACTAAATGCGATCGTCATTCATCATGAATCACTGCGAACAAACTTTATTACATCACCGGATGGTAGCCCCATACAAGTTATTGGCAAGCCTCGGCCAGTTGAACTCAAAGTAATCAAAGTAACACAGGAGCAAATACAATCTCTACTAAATCAAGAGGCGAAACGCCCCTTTAACTTAGAATCTGACTTAATGTTGCGAGCTTGCTTGCTCCAGATAGACGAACAGGAGCAAATACTTTTGCTAGTGATGCACCACATCGCTTCCGATGGCTGGTCAATGGGTATTCTCTGGCAGCAGTTAGCATCCCTTTATGAAGCCTTATTGAGCGGTAAGCCTTCTCCTTTGGCAAAATTACCTATTCAGTATGCCGATTTTGCTGTGTGGCAGCATCAATGGCTATCTGGTGAAGTCCTTTCCAGTCAAATCAACTACTGGAAAACCCAGTTAGCAGGTGCTAATACTGTACTGGAATTGCCTACCGACCGGCCAAGACCACCAGTGCAAACTTACCAGGGGGCGGCTCAATCCCTCGTGCTACCGCAGACTCTGAGTTCATCGCTCATTGAACTCTCGCGTCAAGAAGGTGTTACCCTATTCATGACCTTGCTGGCGGCCTTTGGGACAATCCTGCATCGCTACAGTGGGCAAGAAGATATTCTCATCGGTTCTCCCATTGCTGGACGTAACCGTTCTGAAATTGAAGGGTTAATCGGATTTTTTATTAATACCGTCGTTTTACGGACTGATTTTTCCGGTAATCCTAGTTTTCGTTCAGTGCTAAGTCGAGTTCGCCAGATGGCATTAGGTGCTTATGCCCATCAAGATATGCCTTTCGAGAAATTGGTAGAAGAACTGCAACCAGAGCGAGATACCAGCCGTAACCCACTGTTTCAAGTGTGGTTTAATATGCTCAACTTAAAGGATATCCAACTGGAACTACCTGGGGTGGCTATAGAACCAGTTTCGATGTTAGAAACAGCTTCTAAGTTCGACTTAACTTTGTATGTGACAGAAAAAAATCAGGGAATCCAACTTGATTTAGTCTACAACACTGATCTGTTTGCTTCAGAGCGGATGATGGAAATGCTGAATCAATTCCATCATTTGTTGGAGCAAATTGTTGCTGCAACGGATAGCCAGATTAGTTTGTATTCTCTTGTGACACCAAAAGCCAGAACTTTGCTACCAGAACCAAGGGTGGTTTTGCCAGAACCTCGATACGAATTGGTAACAACAATGTTTACCTCTTGGGTAAATCGCACCCCAGAACATTCGGCACTCCGTCAAGGATCTCGCACTTGGAATTATGGGGAATTGGGCAAAAGCGCTCAAGCTTTAGCACGGGTAATTTTGTCTCACGGAGTCCAACGGGGAGATGTTGTAGCCGTGTTCGGGACACGAAGCTTTGGACTGATTGCGAGTATGAACGCTGTACTTTTGAGTGGTGGTGTTCTACTGACTCTCGATCCGAAACTTCCTAGCGATCGCCACCTGCTCATGTTAAAGGAAGCTAAAGCTAAATATATCTTATATATAGAGAGTCAGCGTTCAGAAGATAAAGAAATATACAATTTTTTAACAATCATCAGTGTAAACCCAGACACAGGAGAAGCGATAAACTCACCACAAGACAGCAGTAAAGAACTAAACTTACCTGAAATCACTGGCGATGATCCAGCTTATATTTTCTTTACTTCTGGCACTACTGGTATACCCAAGGGAGTACTGGGATGTCACAAAGGGCTGGCGCATTTTCTGAACTGGCAGAGGCAAACATTTGAAATTGGTCAGCAAGACCGGGTTGCCCAATTAACAGGTCTTTCCTTTGATGTAGTTCTCAGAGATATCTTCTTACCTTTGACTAGTGGTGCAACCCTGTGTTTGCCAGAGGAAGGGGATAACTTAGAACCAACTAAAATTTTGAATTACTTGGAACATGAGCAAATTTCTGTGCTGCACACAGTTCCATCGCTGGCGCAATCATGGTTAGCCAATGTGCCGTCAGGAGTCTATCTACGTAACTTACGCTGGTTATTCTTGGCTGGAGAACCTCTCAAAGAAACACTGGTATATCGGTGGCGCGATGCTTTTCCAGAATCAGGTGAAATTGTCAATCTCTATGGGCCGACAGAGACAACTTTGGCGAAGTGTTATTACAAAATACCTGTGGAGTGTACACCAGGGATACAGCCAGTAGGATTGCCGCTTCCTGAAACCCAAGCACTAGTTTTAACACCAAATAACCAACTGTGTGGCATTGGGGAACCAGGCGAGATAGTTATAAGAACGCCATTCCGTACTTTGGGTTACATAAATGCTCAAGATGAAAACCGTTCTCGGTTTGTCAAAAATCTCTTTCGGAATGACGAACAAGATTGGATTTATTATACAGGCGATCGCGGTTGCTATCGTCCAGATGGCTCTCTAGCAATTCTCGGTCGCCGAGATCATCAAGTTAAGATCCGTGGGATACGCATTGAGTTAGGGGAAATTGAGACGGTATTAGCCCAGCACCCGCATGTACTCCAAACCGTAGTAATTGCCCGTGAAGATGTTCCTGGCGATCAACGTTTAGTAGCTTACATTATCCCGAATCAAGACTGGGCATCTACAATTAGTGACATACGGAGCTTCCTTTTGACAAAGCTTCCACAGTACATGCTACCTTCCGCTTTCGTCTTGCTTTCCACCATGCCTCTAACTCCCAACGGTAAGGTAAACCGCCGCGCCTTACCAGCACCCGACTTATCAAGGCAAGAGTCGGAAGCCACCTTTGTTGCTCCCCGCAATGAAGTAGAACGCCAGCTAACAGAAATTTGGGAACAGACTTTAGGTGTCCAGCCCATTGGTGTTAAGGATAACTTCTTTGAGCTAGGAGGACACTCGATATTAGCAGTAAAACTGTTTTGGCAAATTGAGAAGACATTTCATAAAAATCTGCCTCTTGCCATTCTCTTCCAGTCAGGAACTGTAGAGGCTTTAGCCCAAATAATCTGCCAAGATGATTTAGCCGCAAACAAAACTTTAGTCAATACCTTAGACGAGTCAAGAACTACTTGGTCATCCTTGGTAGAAATTCAACCCAATGGTTCCAAGCCGCCTTTTTTCTGTATTCACGGACTGGGTGGAGAAGTTTTGTGTTTCCGTGAATTGGCACAGCATCTAGGGCCAGAACAACCATTCTACGGACTACAACCACAAGGGTTAGATGGAAAACATGCTTTCCATACACGGGTTGAAGATATGGCAACTCACTACATTCAAGAAATCCAGACCCTTCAGCCCAATGGCCCTTATTTTCTGGGAGGTTATTCTTTTGGAGGTGTGGTTGCTTTCGAGATGGCTCGGCAACTGCGAGAACAAGGCGAACAAGTTGGTATTCTAGTTATGCTTGATAGTTGTCGTCCAGGTTATAGCTGGCGGGCGTCATTTCTCAAGCGAGTTTTCTTGCATTTAAATAATATCGTTCAACAAGGGCCAGCCTACCTTTGGCAAAGAGTTGTCAGATGGAGTTATTGGCGTAAGTCTCTGCTCCAAAATACATACGACCGTTACTTAGAAGTGGCACTAGATATACCTGTAAGTGACAAGCACTTAAAGATTATAGATGCTAACACTCAAGCTGTTAGTGAATATACTTTCCCGGTTTACCCTGGCCGAGTTATCCTCTTGCGAACAGAGGATCAAAATCGGGACGAAGCTATAGGCACACAATACGATCCTCAATTCGGCTGGGGCGAAGTAGTTGCTGGAGGATTAGATATCCATTATGTTCCCGGATCTCACCTTGGCCTACTTAATGAGCCGCATGTACAGCTGTTAGCCGAAACATTAAGAAATTGCTTAATCCAAGCGCAGTCTCCAAAGAATTAA
- a CDS encoding sugar transferase, giving the protein MSNQSITTSKFNEVPLDLRASSFARVRKGSWWLRLTTLFLVDYTLLSLAWVIAGYQSSYGHLTSYIQSHYLPILITIAIQIGSLAIEGIYREGQKRYDYFNIIKSLTFAHGLILLVCLLYQPVIDITRPRLILLSWLLSILFVCTGRYAINITLEYLRKQKKIVRSSVFIICDSQDHELIASFIKKEKHYIVSGTAKANSLDRYQRQKTLNQLNELGVTEVFISWDALKNRMFLCWLFQASGIQVHILPMELKPIYKNIEFNKIGGMPCLSLDCPIITGKDFWIKRTCDFCFATLFVILSFPIYIAIAIAIKLDSPGTVFYKQTRIGLHGQQFKVWKFRTMRSDAEKFQKELEALNETKDGIIFKIKDDPRITRVGKFLRRYSLDELPQLFNVILGEMSIVGPRPLPIRDVDKFSEHHFIRHEVLPGITGLWQVSGRSDILDFEQVINLDLNYIENWSLRLDFEILLKTVMVVLKKEGAY; this is encoded by the coding sequence ATGAGTAATCAAAGCATTACAACAAGTAAATTCAATGAAGTACCTTTAGATTTACGTGCATCTTCATTTGCTAGGGTACGCAAGGGTTCGTGGTGGTTGAGACTAACAACATTGTTTTTAGTAGACTATACTCTCTTATCCTTGGCTTGGGTTATAGCTGGATATCAATCTTCTTATGGGCATTTGACTTCGTATATACAGAGTCATTATTTGCCGATTCTAATAACTATTGCTATTCAAATAGGCTCATTAGCTATCGAGGGTATTTATCGAGAAGGTCAAAAACGCTATGACTATTTCAATATTATAAAATCCTTAACTTTTGCTCATGGATTAATTCTCCTAGTTTGTCTTTTATATCAGCCAGTCATTGATATTACACGCCCAAGATTAATATTGTTATCTTGGTTGCTAAGTATATTGTTTGTTTGTACTGGTAGATATGCTATAAATATTACGCTTGAATATCTGCGGAAACAGAAAAAAATAGTTCGTTCTTCTGTCTTCATTATTTGTGATTCTCAAGATCATGAACTGATAGCTAGCTTTATAAAAAAAGAAAAGCATTATATTGTATCTGGGACTGCTAAAGCTAATTCATTAGATAGATATCAACGTCAAAAAACATTGAATCAACTTAATGAATTAGGTGTAACAGAAGTTTTTATATCTTGGGATGCTCTCAAAAATAGAATGTTTTTATGCTGGTTATTTCAAGCATCTGGCATCCAAGTACATATTTTGCCGATGGAATTAAAACCAATTTATAAAAACATAGAATTTAATAAAATAGGGGGAATGCCCTGTCTAAGTTTGGATTGTCCAATAATTACAGGAAAAGATTTTTGGATAAAGCGTACTTGTGATTTTTGCTTTGCGACTTTATTTGTAATTTTATCATTCCCTATTTATATAGCTATAGCTATAGCTATCAAACTGGACTCTCCTGGCACAGTATTTTACAAACAAACCCGTATAGGTTTACATGGGCAACAGTTTAAAGTATGGAAATTCAGAACTATGAGGTCTGATGCAGAAAAATTCCAAAAAGAATTAGAAGCATTAAATGAAACGAAAGATGGGATTATCTTTAAAATTAAAGATGATCCTCGCATTACCCGTGTTGGAAAATTCCTTCGACGTTATAGTTTAGACGAATTACCCCAACTTTTTAACGTTATCCTTGGAGAAATGAGTATAGTAGGTCCTCGCCCTTTACCTATTAGAGATGTAGATAAGTTTTCTGAACATCATTTTATTCGCCATGAAGTTTTACCTGGTATTACAGGTCTTTGGCAAGTCTCAGGTCGCTCAGACATTTTAGACTTTGAACAAGTGATAAATCTTGATCTTAACTACATCGAAAATTGGTCGCTTCGGTTAGATTTTGAAATACTCCTCAAAACAGTTATGGTAGTTTTGAAAAAAGAAGGTGCTTACTAG
- a CDS encoding glycosyltransferase family 2 protein produces the protein MVNESNETIVSVVIPTRNRPQIVARGVKTALAQTFQSIEVIVIIDGPDQETVNVLSQIADPRLRVIELSKNVGPSGARNTGVREAKGTWIAFLDDDDEWLPQKLERQLEVANNSHYDFPVVASRFISQTPKGEFIRPIRLPKVSEPLSEYLFARNSFFKEEGCIQTSTIFVKKELMQKMPLEEKFYRHEDWEWLLRVTAIEGVGVEFVPEPMAIWHSEMGIKRLSNINDWQYSLDWIRSTRNLVTPKAYSGFIATMITPSASSVGDWKAFFPLLWEAIRCGKPRPIDIGLYLIMWLFPQQLRQQVSSILTKKFQK, from the coding sequence ATGGTAAATGAAAGTAACGAAACAATAGTTAGCGTTGTGATTCCTACACGCAATAGACCACAAATTGTTGCCAGAGGTGTCAAAACGGCATTAGCTCAAACGTTTCAATCAATTGAAGTGATTGTAATAATAGACGGCCCTGATCAGGAAACAGTCAATGTACTATCTCAAATAGCCGATCCAAGATTGAGAGTCATAGAACTATCAAAAAATGTTGGACCATCAGGCGCTAGAAATACTGGTGTAAGGGAAGCTAAAGGCACTTGGATAGCATTTTTAGATGATGATGATGAATGGCTTCCACAAAAATTGGAGCGTCAACTTGAAGTAGCAAATAATTCCCATTATGATTTTCCAGTTGTTGCCAGTCGTTTCATTTCACAGACTCCAAAAGGTGAGTTTATTCGTCCGATAAGGCTACCTAAGGTATCTGAACCTCTAAGTGAATATCTTTTTGCACGTAACTCTTTTTTTAAAGAAGAAGGCTGCATACAAACCTCAACTATTTTCGTGAAAAAGGAATTAATGCAAAAAATGCCTCTGGAAGAAAAATTTTACAGACATGAAGATTGGGAGTGGTTGCTTCGAGTTACTGCTATCGAAGGTGTAGGAGTAGAGTTTGTGCCTGAGCCTATGGCAATTTGGCATTCAGAAATGGGAATCAAGCGCTTAAGCAACATTAACGACTGGCAATATTCCTTGGATTGGATTCGTTCCACTCGCAATTTGGTAACACCAAAGGCTTATTCAGGCTTCATTGCAACAATGATCACTCCTTCTGCGTCCTCAGTTGGTGATTGGAAAGCCTTTTTTCCTTTGTTGTGGGAAGCTATACGCTGCGGTAAGCCCCGCCCAATTGATATAGGCTTGTACTTAATTATGTGGCTGTTCCCTCAGCAGTTGAGGCAACAAGTTAGCTCTATTTTGACCAAGAAATTCCAAAAATAA